The sequence ACCGGCTACGTCACCATGAACACCACCATGGCGCCGTTCGACAATGTGAAGGTGCGCCAGGCCGTCAACATGGCGATCAACAAGGCGCGCATCATCCAGATCATCAACGGCCGCGCCGTGCCGGCCAACCAGCCGCTGCCGCCGTCGATGCCGGGCTACGACAAGGCGTTCAAAGGCTATCCCTATGATGTCGCCAAGGCCAAGGCGCTGCTGGCCGAGGCCGGCCATCCTGACGGCTTCGACACGCAATTGTTCGCCATGAACACCGACCCCAACCCGCGCATCGCCCAGGCGATCCAGCAGGATCTTGCGGCGATCGGCATCAAGGCCAGCATCCAGTCGCTCGCCCAGGCCAACGTCATCGCCGCCGGCGGCGACAAGGCCGGCGCGCCGATGATCTGGTCGGGCGGCATGGCCTGGATCGCCGATTTCCCCGATCCGTCGAACTTTTATGGCCCGATCCTCGGCTGCGCCGGCGCGGTGCCCGGTGGCTGGAACTGGTCGTGGTATTGCAACAAGGATCTCGACGCCAAGGCGGCCGAGGCCGACTCGGTGGTTGACCCGGCGAAGGCCGTCGAGCGCGACAAGATGTGGAGCGCTATCTACGACAAGATCATGGAAGACGCGCCCTGGGCGCCGGTCTTCAACGAGCAGCGCTTCACCATGAAATCGGCCCGCATGGGCGGCGCCGACAACCTCTATGTCGACCCGGTCCATATCCCGATCAACTATGACAATGTGTACGTAAAAGATGTGCAATAGCTGCGACTACACCATCCATGGACGCCATCATCATTTCGGCTGGGACAATTCCTTTGTCCCGGCCGAGCGGGTGGCGCCTGGCTCGACCATCGAGTTCCAGTGTCTCGATTCTTCCGGCGGCCAGTTGAAGGCCGACAGCACGGTCGCCGACATCGCCAAGCTCGACTTCGCCGGGATCAATCCGGTGACCGGGCCGATCTTCGTCGAGGGCGCCGAGCCCGGCGACGCGCTGAAGGTGACGATCGAGATGTTCAAACCGTCCGGCTTCGGTTGGACGGGGAACATACCGGGGTTCGGCCTGCTCGCCGACGACTTCAAGGAGCCGGCGCTGAACATCTGGAAATACGATGCCGCCTCGCTCGAACCGGCGCTGTTCGGCAAAAACGCGCGTGTACCGCTGAAACCCTTCGCCGGCACCATCGGCAATGCGCCGGCTGAGATGGGCCTTCACTCGGTCGTGCCGCCACGGCGCGTCGGCGGCAATCTCGACATCCGCGATCTATCTGCCGGCACCACGCTCTACCTCCCGGTGGAAGTTGCGGGCGCGCTGTTTTCGGTTGGCGATACCCACGCCGCCCAAGGCGACGGCGAGGTCTGTGGCACGGCGATCGAAAGCCCGATGGATGTCGTGCTCAAGCTCGACCTGGTCAAGGACGCCAGGCTGAAGACGCCGCGCTTCACGACGCCCGGCCCGGTGACGCGCCATCTCGACGCTAAGGGCTATGAGGTGACGACGGGGATTGGACCGGACCTGATGACGGGTGCGAGGGAGGCCGTTGCTCAGATGGTGGACCTGCTTGCCGGGCGCTACAAGATAGACCCGGTCGAAGCCTATATGCTCGCCTCTGTCTGCGGCGATCTCAGAATCAGCGAAATCGTCGACATGCCCAACTGGGTGGTGTCGTTCTACTTCCCGCGCTGCGTGTTTGAATGAAGGCCGGCACAGGCAAAAACCGGACCGGGGCAACCGCCCCGGTGACGGCCGGGGCGGTGCTCGACATCGCCAACCTCTCCGTCAGCGTGCGCGGCGACGATGGCGAGCGCGAGGTCGTCTCCAATCTCTCGCTGACGCTGGCGCGTGGCGAAACGCTCTGCATTGCCGGCGAGTCCGGTTCCGGCAAGTCGATGACGGCGCTGGCGATCATGCAATTGCTGCCGCAGCCTGCCGCCCGCATATCGTCAGGCACAATCCATCTCGGCAATACCGATCTGACTACTCTCGACGAGCGCCGGATGCGCCGCATTCGCGGCGACCGCATCGCCATGATCTTCCAGGAGCCGATGACCTCGCTCAACCCGGTGCTGACGATCGGCCGGCAGCTCACCGAGTCCATCGAGGCGCATACCAGCCTGTCACAGGCGCAGGCGCGCCAGCGCGCCATCGAAGCGCTGAAGGCGGTGCGCATTTCGGAGGCTGAAAGCCGGCTAAAACAGTTTCCGCACGAACTGTCCGGCGGCATGCGCCAGCGGGTGAT is a genomic window of Mesorhizobium huakuii containing:
- a CDS encoding acetamidase/formamidase family protein, whose product is MCNSCDYTIHGRHHHFGWDNSFVPAERVAPGSTIEFQCLDSSGGQLKADSTVADIAKLDFAGINPVTGPIFVEGAEPGDALKVTIEMFKPSGFGWTGNIPGFGLLADDFKEPALNIWKYDAASLEPALFGKNARVPLKPFAGTIGNAPAEMGLHSVVPPRRVGGNLDIRDLSAGTTLYLPVEVAGALFSVGDTHAAQGDGEVCGTAIESPMDVVLKLDLVKDARLKTPRFTTPGPVTRHLDAKGYEVTTGIGPDLMTGAREAVAQMVDLLAGRYKIDPVEAYMLASVCGDLRISEIVDMPNWVVSFYFPRCVFE